One window from the genome of Natronomonas pharaonis DSM 2160 encodes:
- a CDS encoding Era-like GTP-binding protein has protein sequence MGLLTDLKSSISRATSSLFAGDETKRIGIYGPPNAGKTTLANRITRDWTGDAVGPESHVPHETRRARRKENVEIKRNGKSVTIDVVDTPGVTTKVDYKEFLDHDIDKDDAVRRSREATEGVAEAMHWLREDVDGVIYVLDATEDPFTQVNTMLIGIIESQDLPVLIFANKIDLEDANVQRISNAFPQHETVPLSALEGDNMDEVYDKIAEYFG, from the coding sequence ATGGGACTGTTAACAGACCTCAAATCGAGCATCTCGCGGGCGACATCGAGTCTGTTTGCGGGCGACGAAACCAAGCGTATCGGCATCTATGGACCGCCGAACGCCGGCAAAACGACTCTCGCAAACCGTATCACGCGTGACTGGACTGGCGACGCCGTCGGTCCAGAAAGCCACGTGCCACACGAGACACGGCGCGCGCGCAGGAAGGAAAACGTCGAAATCAAGCGCAACGGCAAGTCGGTCACCATCGATGTCGTCGACACACCAGGTGTGACGACCAAAGTCGACTACAAGGAGTTCCTTGACCACGACATCGACAAGGACGACGCCGTCCGCCGCTCCAGAGAGGCGACCGAAGGTGTCGCCGAGGCGATGCACTGGCTCCGAGAGGATGTCGACGGCGTTATTTACGTCCTCGATGCCACCGAAGACCCGTTCACGCAGGTCAACACGATGCTCATCGGTATCATCGAAAGTCAGGACCTGCCCGTGCTGATATTCGCCAACAAGATTGACCTCGAAGATGCGAACGTCCAGCGCATCAGCAACGCCTTCCCGCAGCACGAGACCGTCCCGCTTTCGGCGCTGGAAGGCGACAACATGGACGAGGTCTACGACAAGATCGCGGAGTACTTCGGGTGA